The following are encoded together in the Salvelinus alpinus chromosome 29, SLU_Salpinus.1, whole genome shotgun sequence genome:
- the LOC139558562 gene encoding transcriptional repressor p66-beta-like isoform X2, giving the protein MERMSEEALRLNLLKRGLETSEEREEALAKRLKMEGHEAMERLKMLALLKRKDLAVLEGAAAVAAGSLDGSKGGPGGSHHHHHHQSMLAGAAAAYEEKMNGRLGGHGGPSKNGKENMVDEPVDFSARRGDLDRERHTPSPDVIILSDNEASSPRGTPHPGERLHQANLEIFKGKNGEERQKMIKALREELRLEEARLVLLKKLRQSQIQKENVVQKVPVVQNSPSSVQPSPIHSSQGMGKLPVRPGMHTPEPQNLRTAQGHTVIRSGANASLPPMMMSQRVIALNPSHLQGQRMPSKSGMSRSSTGSMSNVSYQQATSQQVTASQRSGSSAIYMNLAHMQAAAAGGVAGVGMGSSGMGAVSPSTMSSGTGGGGSSGVSSLADQASSQAAAKLALRKQLEKTLLEIPPPKPPAPLLHFLPSAANSEFIYMVGLEEVVQSVIDSQGKLRGALSRMEPFFCAQCRIDFTPHWKQEKGGRILCEQCMTSNQKKALKAEHTNRLKNAFVKALQQEQEIEQRLQQQAALSPSTAPTVPNVGKAETMIRHHALRQAPQPQASMQRGLSSSARGVLSNFAQASQLSVASGLLGMTGKQRCGGGGGGGTSGGGGSSRIQHDGRRQIYNIPGLNIAYLNQGGVGANKGSSLADRQREYLLDMIPPRSISQSINGQK; this is encoded by the exons ATGGAGCGGATGTCTGAGGAGGCTCTGAGGCTGAACCTGCTCAAGCGGGGCCTGGAGACGTCCGAGGAGCGTGAAGAAGCCCTGGCCAAGCGCCTCAAGATGGAGGGCCACGAGGCTATGGAGCGCCTCAAGATGCTGGCCTTGCTCAAGCGCAAGGACCTGGCCGTGTTGGAAGGGGCGGCGGCGGTGGCTGCCGGGTCCCTGGACGGCAGCAAAGGGGGGCCGGGAGggagccaccaccaccaccaccaccagagtATGCTGGCAGGCGCGGCGGCGGCCTATGAGGAGAAGATGAACGGGAGGCTGGGGGGCCACGGAGGCCCCAGTAAGAATGGCAAGGAGAACATGGTGGACGAACCAGTGGACTTCAGCGCCAGAAGAGG CGACTTGGACCGTGAGCGACACACTCCGTCCCCGGACGTGATCATCCTGTCAGACAACGAGGCATCCAGTCCCAGAGGAACGCCCCATCCCGGAGAGAGGCTGCACCAGGCCAACCTGGAGATCTTCAAG GGGAAGAATGGCGAGGAGCGACAGAAGATGATCAAGGCTCTGAGGGAAGAGCTGCGTCTGGAGGAGGCCCGTCTGGTGCTGCTCAAGAAGCTTCGGCAGAGCCAGATCCAGAAGGAGAACGTTGTGCAGAAG GTACCTGTGGTACAGAATAGCCCCTCTTCGGTGCAGCCGTCCCCCATCCACAGTTCACAGGGCATGGGAAAGCTGCCGGTGCGCCCTGGCATGCACACCCCGGAGCCCCAGAACCTCCGCActgcacag gGTCACACAGTCATCAGGTCGGGGGCCAACGCCTCCCTGCCCCCGATGATGATGTCACAGAGGGTCATCGCCCTCAACCCGTCCCATCTGCAGGGCCAGAGAATGCCCTCCAAGTCTGGCATGAGCCGCTCCAGCACGGGCAGCATGAGCAACGTCAGCTACCAGCAG GCCACTAGCCAGCAGGTGACGGCGTCCCAGCGTTCGGGCTCCTCTGCAATCTACATGAACTTGGCTCACATGCAGGCGGCGGCGGCTGGTGGCGTGGCCGGTGTGGGGATGGGCAGCAGCGGAATGGGCGCTGTTAGCCCTTCCACCATGTCGAGTGGCACAGGTGGCGGTGGCAGCTCCGGCGTGAGCTCCCTGGCGGACCAGGCCAGCAGCCAGGCGGCAGCCAAGCTGGCCTTGCGCAAACAGCTGGAGAAGACTCTGCTGGAGATCCCGCCGCCCAAGCCACCAGCCCCACTCCTGCACTTCCTGCCGTCGGCGGCCAACAGCGAGTTCATCTACATGGTGGGCCTGGAGGAGGTGGTGCAGAGCGTCATCGACAGCCAGG GTAAGCTGCGGGGGGCGCTGTCACGCATGGAGCCCTTCTTCTGCGCCCAGTGCAGGATCGACTTCACCCCACACTGGAAGCAGGAGAAAGGCGGGCGTATCCTCTGCGAGCAGTGCATGACGTCCAATCAGAAGAAGGCCCTGAAGGCGGAGCACACCAATAGGCTGAAGAACGCATTCGTCAAGGCCCTGCAGCAGGAGCAG GAGATTGAGCAAAGGCTCCAGCAGCAGGCGGCCCTCTCCCCCAGCACGGCTCCGACTGTTCCCAATGTCGGCAAGGCCGAGACCATGATCCGACATCACGCCCTGCGTCAG GCTCCCCAGCCTCAGGCCTCCATGCAGCGGGGTCTCTCCAGCTCGGCGAGGGGCGTCCTCTCCAACTTCGCCCAGGCCTCCCAGCTCTCCGTGGCCAGCGGCCTGCTGGGGATGACGGGGAAGCAGCGCtgcggaggaggaggtggtggcggGACTAGTGGCGGTGGTGGCAGCAGTCGGATCCAGCATGATGGCCGTCGCCAGATCTACAACATCCCCG ggttgAACATTGCCTACCTGAACCAAGGAGGGGTCGGGGCCAACAAAGGCTCCAGCTTAGCGGACCGCCAGAGGGAGTATCTGTTGGACATGATCCCGCCGCGCTCCATATCACAGTCCATCAACGGACAGAAATGA
- the LOC139558563 gene encoding DNA-directed RNA polymerase III subunit RPC7-like isoform X2, with amino-acid sequence MAGRGRGRGRGQMTFNLEDVGIGRGDSLPPTTFKPSPLFPPMPVQPVPLQTGEEVEYMLALKQELRAATKTLPFYIRRAAPKRDVDRYSDKYQSREPKDSTIEWSPDWSRLPKELCIKVRENRGKRPTPQVKRTKKPLVGKEEILIKLETLEKKEEAVNSEEEQDEEKKKTNEEEEQADEEDYEEDFEEDTDYIMSYFDNGEEFGGDSDDNMDEATY; translated from the exons ATGGCTGGAAGAGGCAGGGGTCGTGGAAGGGGACAGATGACCTTCAATCTGGAGGATGTGGGCATAGGAAGGGGGGACAGCCTGCCCCCCACCACCTTTAAGCCCTCACCCCTCTTCCCT CCCATGCCAGTCCAGCCTGTGCCCctgcagacaggagaggaggtggagtacATGCTTGCTTTGAAACAGGAGCTGAGGGCCGCCACCAAGACCCTGCCTTTCTACATCAGACGGGCTGCTCCCAAAAGAG ATGTCGATCGCTACTCTGATAAGTACCAGAGCAGAGAGCCCAAGGACAGCACCATCGAGTGGAGCCCAG ACTGGAGCAGATTGCCTAAAGAGCTTTGCATTAAAGTGAGAGAAAATCGGGGTAAAA GACCTACACCTCAAGTTAAACGGACAAAGAAACCTCTTGTAGGAAAAGAGGAGATTCTCATCAAGCTAGAG ACTCTCGAAAAGAAAGAAGAGGCGGTGAACTCTGAGGAAGAGCAGGACGAGGAGAAAAAGAAGACGAACGAGGAAGAAGAACAGGCAGATGAAGAGGACTATGAGGAAGACTTTGAAGAG GATACCGACTACATCATGTCTTACTTTGACAATGGAGAGGAGTTTGGAGGGGACAGTGACGACAACATGGACGAAGCCACCTACTGA
- the LOC139558563 gene encoding DNA-directed RNA polymerase III subunit RPC7-like isoform X1, giving the protein MRSLSASYLTNAFSNRLIPMAGRGRGRGRGQMTFNLEDVGIGRGDSLPPTTFKPSPLFPPMPVQPVPLQTGEEVEYMLALKQELRAATKTLPFYIRRAAPKRDVDRYSDKYQSREPKDSTIEWSPDWSRLPKELCIKVRENRGKRPTPQVKRTKKPLVGKEEILIKLETLEKKEEAVNSEEEQDEEKKKTNEEEEQADEEDYEEDFEEDTDYIMSYFDNGEEFGGDSDDNMDEATY; this is encoded by the exons ATGCGGTCATTGAGTGCTAGCTACCTAACGAACG CATTTAGCAACAGACTCATCCCCATGGCTGGAAGAGGCAGGGGTCGTGGAAGGGGACAGATGACCTTCAATCTGGAGGATGTGGGCATAGGAAGGGGGGACAGCCTGCCCCCCACCACCTTTAAGCCCTCACCCCTCTTCCCT CCCATGCCAGTCCAGCCTGTGCCCctgcagacaggagaggaggtggagtacATGCTTGCTTTGAAACAGGAGCTGAGGGCCGCCACCAAGACCCTGCCTTTCTACATCAGACGGGCTGCTCCCAAAAGAG ATGTCGATCGCTACTCTGATAAGTACCAGAGCAGAGAGCCCAAGGACAGCACCATCGAGTGGAGCCCAG ACTGGAGCAGATTGCCTAAAGAGCTTTGCATTAAAGTGAGAGAAAATCGGGGTAAAA GACCTACACCTCAAGTTAAACGGACAAAGAAACCTCTTGTAGGAAAAGAGGAGATTCTCATCAAGCTAGAG ACTCTCGAAAAGAAAGAAGAGGCGGTGAACTCTGAGGAAGAGCAGGACGAGGAGAAAAAGAAGACGAACGAGGAAGAAGAACAGGCAGATGAAGAGGACTATGAGGAAGACTTTGAAGAG GATACCGACTACATCATGTCTTACTTTGACAATGGAGAGGAGTTTGGAGGGGACAGTGACGACAACATGGACGAAGCCACCTACTGA
- the LOC139558562 gene encoding transcriptional repressor p66-beta-like isoform X1, producing MERMSEEALRLNLLKRGLETSEEREEALAKRLKMEGHEAMERLKMLALLKRKDLAVLEGAAAVAAGSLDGSKGGPGGSHHHHHHQSMLAGAAAAYEEKMNGRLGGHGGPSKNGKENMVDEPVDFSARRGDLDRERHTPSPDVIILSDNEASSPRGTPHPGERLHQANLEIFKGKNGEERQKMIKALREELRLEEARLVLLKKLRQSQIQKENVVQKVPVVQNSPSSVQPSPIHSSQGMGKLPVRPGMHTPEPQNLRTAQGHTVIRSGANASLPPMMMSQRVIALNPSHLQGQRMPSKSGMSRSSTGSMSNVSYQQATSQQVTASQRSGSSAIYMNLAHMQAAAAGGVAGVGMGSSGMGAVSPSTMSSGTGGGGSSGVSSLADQASSQAAAKLALRKQLEKTLLEIPPPKPPAPLLHFLPSAANSEFIYMVGLEEVVQSVIDSQGKLRGALSRMEPFFCAQCRIDFTPHWKQEKGGRILCEQCMTSNQKKALKAEHTNRLKNAFVKALQQEQEIEQRLQQQAALSPSTAPTVPNVGKAETMIRHHALRQAPQPQASMQRGLSSSARGVLSNFAQASQLSVASGLLGMTGKQRCGGGGGGGTSGGGGSSRIQHDGRRQIYNIPGGFLRTPYGLNIAYLNQGGVGANKGSSLADRQREYLLDMIPPRSISQSINGQK from the exons ATGGAGCGGATGTCTGAGGAGGCTCTGAGGCTGAACCTGCTCAAGCGGGGCCTGGAGACGTCCGAGGAGCGTGAAGAAGCCCTGGCCAAGCGCCTCAAGATGGAGGGCCACGAGGCTATGGAGCGCCTCAAGATGCTGGCCTTGCTCAAGCGCAAGGACCTGGCCGTGTTGGAAGGGGCGGCGGCGGTGGCTGCCGGGTCCCTGGACGGCAGCAAAGGGGGGCCGGGAGggagccaccaccaccaccaccaccagagtATGCTGGCAGGCGCGGCGGCGGCCTATGAGGAGAAGATGAACGGGAGGCTGGGGGGCCACGGAGGCCCCAGTAAGAATGGCAAGGAGAACATGGTGGACGAACCAGTGGACTTCAGCGCCAGAAGAGG CGACTTGGACCGTGAGCGACACACTCCGTCCCCGGACGTGATCATCCTGTCAGACAACGAGGCATCCAGTCCCAGAGGAACGCCCCATCCCGGAGAGAGGCTGCACCAGGCCAACCTGGAGATCTTCAAG GGGAAGAATGGCGAGGAGCGACAGAAGATGATCAAGGCTCTGAGGGAAGAGCTGCGTCTGGAGGAGGCCCGTCTGGTGCTGCTCAAGAAGCTTCGGCAGAGCCAGATCCAGAAGGAGAACGTTGTGCAGAAG GTACCTGTGGTACAGAATAGCCCCTCTTCGGTGCAGCCGTCCCCCATCCACAGTTCACAGGGCATGGGAAAGCTGCCGGTGCGCCCTGGCATGCACACCCCGGAGCCCCAGAACCTCCGCActgcacag gGTCACACAGTCATCAGGTCGGGGGCCAACGCCTCCCTGCCCCCGATGATGATGTCACAGAGGGTCATCGCCCTCAACCCGTCCCATCTGCAGGGCCAGAGAATGCCCTCCAAGTCTGGCATGAGCCGCTCCAGCACGGGCAGCATGAGCAACGTCAGCTACCAGCAG GCCACTAGCCAGCAGGTGACGGCGTCCCAGCGTTCGGGCTCCTCTGCAATCTACATGAACTTGGCTCACATGCAGGCGGCGGCGGCTGGTGGCGTGGCCGGTGTGGGGATGGGCAGCAGCGGAATGGGCGCTGTTAGCCCTTCCACCATGTCGAGTGGCACAGGTGGCGGTGGCAGCTCCGGCGTGAGCTCCCTGGCGGACCAGGCCAGCAGCCAGGCGGCAGCCAAGCTGGCCTTGCGCAAACAGCTGGAGAAGACTCTGCTGGAGATCCCGCCGCCCAAGCCACCAGCCCCACTCCTGCACTTCCTGCCGTCGGCGGCCAACAGCGAGTTCATCTACATGGTGGGCCTGGAGGAGGTGGTGCAGAGCGTCATCGACAGCCAGG GTAAGCTGCGGGGGGCGCTGTCACGCATGGAGCCCTTCTTCTGCGCCCAGTGCAGGATCGACTTCACCCCACACTGGAAGCAGGAGAAAGGCGGGCGTATCCTCTGCGAGCAGTGCATGACGTCCAATCAGAAGAAGGCCCTGAAGGCGGAGCACACCAATAGGCTGAAGAACGCATTCGTCAAGGCCCTGCAGCAGGAGCAG GAGATTGAGCAAAGGCTCCAGCAGCAGGCGGCCCTCTCCCCCAGCACGGCTCCGACTGTTCCCAATGTCGGCAAGGCCGAGACCATGATCCGACATCACGCCCTGCGTCAG GCTCCCCAGCCTCAGGCCTCCATGCAGCGGGGTCTCTCCAGCTCGGCGAGGGGCGTCCTCTCCAACTTCGCCCAGGCCTCCCAGCTCTCCGTGGCCAGCGGCCTGCTGGGGATGACGGGGAAGCAGCGCtgcggaggaggaggtggtggcggGACTAGTGGCGGTGGTGGCAGCAGTCGGATCCAGCATGATGGCCGTCGCCAGATCTACAACATCCCCGGTGGGTTTTTGAGAACCCCTTATG ggttgAACATTGCCTACCTGAACCAAGGAGGGGTCGGGGCCAACAAAGGCTCCAGCTTAGCGGACCGCCAGAGGGAGTATCTGTTGGACATGATCCCGCCGCGCTCCATATCACAGTCCATCAACGGACAGAAATGA